CCTCAGGATCTGGGGGGTTCTGGCTGGGTGCTCCTGGGACTTTTCAAATAAAACTGGCAAGTGCCATCTCATCTGGTTTCTGGAAGTGGTAGGACAGAAGGGAAGGTCACCAACAGCTGTCCCAGGGTTGAGGTGACAGGGGAGGCGGGACACAGGTGGGCAGTGAGGGGGGACCTGCCTCCTCCCAAGGTGGCGGTGCCCCAGGACTGCAGTGGAGGAGCAAGGGACCCAGACACACGGCACATCTACAGCTGGCTCATCTGCCTCTTTtattgccccccacccctgccatctCAGGCTTTCCCTAAAACGACACCATTACCCACAGCCCGCTCCCTACGCGGCGGCGTTCAGAGCGGCGAGAAAACAGGACACTCCCCCTCAGACAGCAGCGGCGATGCCTTGGGTGCCAGCGGGGCCGGGTCTGGGTGGCAGAGGAGAGAGCGCCTGAGCCTCAGCCCCGGTCCTCGCCTCAGGACCCCCCACCCTTCCCACCCGCGCGCTCCCCCTGGCCTTACCCGCCGGCGCGTCGGGGCGCGGCTGCCCGGGCGCCGGGGCCGCGGGGCCGCCGGGGCGGTGGTCCTCCAAGTGTAGGGTCATGGCGGGCCGCGAGGCCGTGGAGAAGGCGCACTGCATGCATGAGTAGCGGCCGCGCGTGTGCTCCCACACGATGCGGCTGGGAGCCGCGTGCCCTGCGGGCAGGCAGGACCCGGTCAGCCCCGGCCCTGGGCGAGGGCGGGTCGGACCTTTCCCAGCCTCCCCATCAGCTCCCGGGAGTGGGGGCGTGGGGCGGGGGGCGCTGGCCTGGCCGATCCGTTTCTCCCGATTGTTTCCCCAAGTGTCTGGGGGCACTAAACTTGACTTATCCGCGtcccctcctcccatcctctGAACCCATGTGGGAGGGAAGGGCTCCGGATCCGGGCGCGAGTTTTACACGGAAACGCCGGCGCAGATGAAGGAGCAGGGGCCGCAATTTTAAAGGCAAAATCCTGTATTTCGGGGGAGACATTTCTGGGCACCTGGAAAGGGGGTGGGTATCCCCCAGGTCCCGCCGGGCGCAGGAAAGAAatcccctccaccctccctggTGGTCACCTGCACGCACCTGAGGGCGCGTCGGAGCCGCCCTGGGGTCTTCGCGGGCTGCCGCCTGCACCTGCGGTCAACGGGCGGGTCAAGGTCAGAAGCCAGAGTGAGCCCAGCCCACCCTGAAGGCGGCCCCGATAGCCCACACTCACCTTGGCTCTTTTTCCAGACGGCGGCGCTGGAGGCAGGAGGCCCCGGAGCGGCGGCCAGAAAGGGGCGCAGGCGTGGGGGACTTAGGCCAAAAGGCGCGGGGTTCAGGTAGGGCAGAAAGGGCccggtgggggcaggggcaggggtcgTGAACGGCTCGAGCAGCGGGTACGGCAGGCCAGGCGCCGGCGCAGGGTCGGACTCCGGGGGGCGCTCGGACGCGGGCGACTCCCTGTCCAGGGCCGGGGGTGGCGGCGGCGGGGCTGGGCTCTGCGCATGCTCGGCGCAAACATGCAGATGCTTGAAGAGCGAGCGGTGAGTGCGGAAGCGCAGCAGGCAGTTCTCACACCTGGGGGGCAGcacagggctgggctgggtctcCCAGGGGACCCAGGGAGGGGCCTATCCGCGGTAACCTGGAGAGCCGCCGCTCCAGGGTGGTCAAGGACCCTGGGCCCAAATAACCTGACTCCCCCACCTGCGGGGGAGGAGTTTGCCCTAAGCGGCCGCCCACAGTGGTCGCGACCCTTCCGGACTTCTCCAGGTCGGAACcctgggaagaggaaggaagtctCAATTTTGACTTAGGTTATCAGTTTTCCTCTTGGGAAGTAGAGGACTGGGCGGAGTCGTGCCATGTATGTCCCCCTCTACACACATACTCCCTCCCAAGCCCCGCCCTCGGGGTCCCTGGAATTGGCTCTAGGGACCAGTCTCTTCTGGGCAGGTAAGGGCAAGGCTGGCCCTAGATCACGTCCTCTTCCTGATTCAACCCCCTcggaaaaggaagggagaaaagccaGGACCCCAGGTAGTAGCTGTCAAAATCGGTGGTCAGGGGGAGCTGCCTGGTCCCCCACACCAGCAGAGGTCACGGTGGACCAGGTCTCACTTGAAGTAGCGGTTGGGTTTGTAGTGCAGCTTGCCGTGGGCCACCAGTTCCTGCATGTTGGGGAAGGTCTCGGTGCAGCTCAGGGCGGAACAGCGGAAGAGCTTGCCTGGCGGCACAGGGATGAATGACAGAGGAGTGGAGTTGGGTGGCCAGGATTGGCCGGGAGGCTCGGCCCGCCTCCCACCCTAACCTGCCTCCCCACCATCTACCCTGGCCCTACCTTCCAGGGACTGTGTGGGTGGGCAGTGGGTACGCAGATGCTGTGCCAGGTCTCGAacgctggggaaactgaggcagcagcCTGGGCTGGAGCACGGTATCTGCTTCCCTGAAGGATGCACAGAAGCAGGGGGAGGGTCACCATCCCTTCGTCATCCACGTTGTCCAGGGCtctgccccagagaggcattTATGGGGCTGCAACTACCCTGCAACTACTAACTATGGTTTCTTACTGAGGCCTTTACCTTCTGCCTCCCCCACCAGAAAATAGCGGCTGAGTTTCCCTGGCTCTTCGTTGGAACCACAGCCTGGCACACAATGGGGCTCAGCAAGTGGTGATTCCCTCTAGGTGGGCCCCCAGTCTGGAGATACTCAGTAGTCTGCATTTCTATTGTTCCAGGCCTGTGATCCCCCAGAAGGTCCCATCACGTGTCACCTGGTGGTGGGCGTCGTCTGGGAGGCCGCAGGTCCTCACTGGTCCCGGAGACAGTGCTGGTTGGGCCAAGGGTGTGTCCAGGTCCGGAATGGCCACTgtctggggctggggaggcacCCTGCTGGGTCCCTCCGGTGGGCCCTCCACGTTCCCACACTGGGGGTGTGGTTGCCCGGTCAGGGCCCGGCTCCTCCTCCATAGAAGAGGATTTGTCTATAGCAGCCAGAACTGGGGACACCCCCTTGTCGGTCTCACTGGAGCTGGGCTCTGCAGTAGCCGGCATGTCCAGGCTGGGCCCCGAGGGTTCCTCATTCTGGTGGAAGGAAGAGGTGGGGAGAACCCCCTGGGCCCAGGTCTGCCTGTGCCAGCTAGAGGAATCCCTTCACCCCTCCATAACCATTGGGTGTTTCTGAAACAGCGAATGCCCCGGAGACATCACCCAGTCGGCCCCCATCATAAGGAGAGGCAGTGGGTGAGGGGGTTGAACGTCTGCCTCCAGTGTCCCCGTCCTTTGGAAGAGAGTTGGGAGGTGTGCCAAATGTAGAAGGGGGTACCTTTCCAGGAAGCCCCTATATGAAATAAGCATGCTCTGATCCTAACTTGGAAAGCTGAGGGGCCCCTCCACTACAAGGCTGGGGCGTGGCCCAGAGGGAGTGGGCGGTGCAAAGGCGGGGCTCTGAACAGGGCGCGGCTAGGAAGATTCTGGAGGGCCAGAAGTGGCCAAGTGGGTGTTTGAGAACGGAGATATAGCTACCAGAGGGGTTCGAGCTGTGCAGGCGAACTGGAGGTGTTGGGACCCCAAACATATAAAGACCAGGGGGCGGTGCCTGAGCCCTGTAGGCGTGGCCCAGTCGAAGCCAGGACCGGAAGTAGGGGGTAGGGTGCTCCCTGAGTGACAGCGGCGGGCGACTGCCCGGATGTGGAGGCGGGGTCGGCAGGAGGCTTAGAAGGCCGCTCCCCGCCAGTCCCTGCTTGTTCGCCGCGTCCGCATCCCCGGTGTCGCGCTCACCATCCTCAGCTTGGTTCAGCCTCTTGTTCCCGCGGCTTCAGCGGCTCCAACTAAGGCTGCGGCGACTCCTTCGGTGGCCGCGGGCTCGCGCTCACGTCGGCGCCATTTTTTCGGCTCCTAGGTCTCGCGAGAACGGGGGCGGGGTACGCGCACTGTGCTCAGCCAGGAGGCGGGGCCTGAGATCCAGGATTCTCCCGAACCGCTATgcccagagggagaaggcaatggcaccccactccagtactcttgcctggaaaatcccatggatggaggaacctggtaggctgcagtccatggggtcgtgaagagtcggacacgactgagcgacttcactttcacttttcactttcatgcataggagaaggaaatggcaacccactccagtgttcttgcctggagaatcccagggactggggagcctggtgggctgccgtctctggggtcgcacagagtcggacacgactgaagcgacttagcagcagcagcagcagctatgccCAGAAAATGTGTGCAGGGATCTAGGATTAAAATTTTCCCGGGCCTTTGTGTTCTCCTGTGCAAAATGAGCATCTTCATTTTCTCCCGTCCCGTCACCATATCTCGAAGGAGGATAAACAGCAGTTCTCAAGTTTTGAGAAGGTCATGTTTAGAGGGCTGCGTCTTTGGAGGGAAATTGCCACAGACTTCAACATTTTCAATGCACTTAGTCCGGAAGTTGGACTGGATCTGTTGAGATAGCCAAGGGCGGGAAACAAGTTCACTATCCTTCCTCAGGACACCCGGAACGTGCGTAGCCTAAAGATGGAGCAGTGTGTGTTTTCAGGAGGATAGGTGGAGAGCCCTGGCATGAAATGAGTCACCTATCCAACTTACGTTCCTTGAGTGCCTACTTTGTGCTAGGCTCTGGGGATCCAGAGATGAACAGGACAGGCCAACATTCCTGCTCTCAGGGGGCACTCAAGTTTTAAAATGGGGAAACAGACAATGAATCAACAAATGCGGGAAATGATCTTATGGTTATATTAAGTGCCATAAaggaaaaagggcttcccaggtggcgctagtggtaaagaacccgcctgtcaatgctgagatgtaagagacgctggtttgatcccctggccaggaagatcccctggaggaggaaatggcaacccgctccagtattcttgctggggagaatcccatggacagaggagcctagcaggctacagtccatggggttgcagagagtcactGGTGACTGACTGGCTGAGCAcaatagaggggggaaaaaagcccaGAAGGATGTGATGGTCATGGGCCAGGGAAGTTTCTCTGTGAGATGACTTCTGAGCTGTTGCCTGATTGTCAGAAGGGAGTTACCCAATGGAAGTTCAGGCGGCCACATCGCTGTGGGAAGAAAGAATAGCTGGTGCAAGTGGCCTGAGTTGGGGAGGGACAAGCTTATCTTTTTCAAGAAACAGTGAAGTGATCAGCTCACTGCTGGAGCCAGGTGGAGGCAGGGAGTGAATATCAGAAGGTAGACATGGTTCAAGAAAGGTCATTCAGGGACCTAGTAAACCGTGGAAAGAGAGGTGTGTGGTCTCTATTCTAGCTGATGAATTTTTAGCAGGGGGAGGTACACCATCTGATTGCTGGGTGTCCTTTGGAGGATGCATCATTGTTGGGACAGTAAAGTGGATCTTTGCTGTAAGATCTCTGGAATACATTATTCAAGCATTTGAGAGTTCTAGGCAAGTGTTGGCTTTATATACAATGTATTTCCGTCTATGTACATAAGATGTGCGTGTGAgcgcttagtggctcagtcatgtccaactcttttcgaccccatggactgtagcctgccagactcctctgaccatggaattttgcaggccaggatgctggagggggttgccattttctactccgtTAATATGTACCTATCTGCTTTTATATGCCAAGAATATCATTGGGAGGAGACATCAACAAACTAGGGTGGAGGGGGAACAGACAGGAATTTTGCAGTGAGAGGGAAGACAGATTTTTCACACTTTTGGGctgtctgaattttaaaaa
The nucleotide sequence above comes from Bos indicus isolate NIAB-ARS_2022 breed Sahiwal x Tharparkar chromosome 7, NIAB-ARS_B.indTharparkar_mat_pri_1.0, whole genome shotgun sequence. Encoded proteins:
- the ZNF414 gene encoding zinc finger protein 414 translates to MNEEPSGPSLDMPATAEPSSSETDKGVSPVLAAIDKSSSMEEEPGPDRATTPPVWERGGPTGGTQQGASPAPDSGHSGPGHTLGPTSTVSGTSEDLRPPRRRPPPGKQIPCSSPGCCLSFPSVRDLAQHLRTHCPPTQSLEGKLFRCSALSCTETFPNMQELVAHGKLHYKPNRYFKCENCLLRFRTHRSLFKHLHVCAEHAQSPAPPPPPPALDRESPASERPPESDPAPAPGLPYPLLEPFTTPAPAPTGPFLPYLNPAPFGLSPPRLRPFLAAAPGPPASSAAVWKKSQGAGGSPRRPQGGSDAPSGHAAPSRIVWEHTRGRYSCMQCAFSTASRPAMTLHLEDHRPGGPAAPAPGQPRPDAPADPAPLAPKASPLLSEGECPVFSPL